Proteins encoded in a region of the Balaenoptera musculus isolate JJ_BM4_2016_0621 chromosome 5, mBalMus1.pri.v3, whole genome shotgun sequence genome:
- the TMEM128 gene encoding transmembrane protein 128 gives MDALQARERLRRRYLFPRDVEVQLDREGYAGPETSTPVEKKEKPLPRLNIHSGFWILASIAVTYYVDFFQAVKENFHTNSWFLFGGALLLVSLSIAFYCIVYLEWYCGIEDYDIKYPTLIPITTATFIVAGICFNVALWHVWSFFTPLLLFTQFMGVVMLISLLG, from the exons ATGGATGCTCTACAGGCTCGGGAGCGACTCCGGCGGAGATACCTGTTCCCGCGGGACGTGGAGGTTCAGCTGGACCGCGAGGGCTACGCCGGGCCGG AAACCTCTACACCTGttgagaaaaaggagaaacctCTTCCAAGACTTAATATCCATTCTGGATTCTGGATTTTGGCATCCATTGCTGTGACCTATTATGTTGATTTCTTTCAAGCCGTTAAAGAAAACTTTCACACCAATAG TTGGTTTCTGTTTGGTGGTGCCTTGTTGCTTGTTAGCTTATCGATTGCATTTTACTGCATAGTCTATCTGGAATGGTATTGTGGAATTGAAGATTATGATATCAAGTATCCAACGCTGATACCTATTACAACTGCTACTTTTATTGTAGCAGGAATTTG cttcaATGTTGCTTTATGGCATGTGTGGTCATTTTTCACTCCACTGCTGTTGTTTACCCAGTTTATGGGGGTTGTAATGTTGATCTCACTCCTTGGATGA